Proteins from a single region of Pseudodesulfovibrio portus:
- a CDS encoding ATP-binding cassette domain-containing protein, giving the protein MIVLDDIHKHYGRVRANDGISLTLEPGRIYALVGENGAGKSTLMRVLAGHTRPTSGTLTFKGEPLTFLTPTLAREKGVGMLYQDPLDFPAMPVWENFQLGAPKRSKSEVVDIIGELSFRLDACFLPDEPVSSLTVGERQLLELLRLLDLGATTLILDEPTTGITPEQKRDLFDLLMKLAREEGHTIILVTHKLSEAFEMADSIFVMRQGALVGTLEPPYDEKKLVHLMFGDAADGVEDGLPDLVADAPPRLIMRDTLFAGPKYSMGGLNFEAGPGECIGLAGLDGSGQELFLRGLCGLDRMPGGSLTLDGVTYRSNDFPTLRRAGVQFVPADRLQMALFPALNLMEHITLAFPDRKDGLDEFYRDQCVDKFNLQAHPDTQAVELSGGNQQRLLLSLMPDAVRLLLMEHPTRGLDAGSAKQVWNHLKGRCADGATLIFFSPDLDEVLEHSHRVVVFYDRALAAVVEGDDINMETVGALMAGKTWEDIREARS; this is encoded by the coding sequence ATGATCGTATTAGACGACATACATAAGCATTACGGCCGGGTTCGGGCCAACGACGGCATCAGCCTGACACTCGAGCCCGGCCGCATCTATGCCCTTGTCGGGGAAAACGGCGCAGGCAAGTCCACGCTCATGCGCGTGCTGGCCGGGCACACCCGGCCCACGTCCGGCACCCTGACCTTCAAGGGCGAACCCCTGACCTTTCTCACGCCCACCCTGGCCCGTGAAAAGGGCGTGGGCATGCTCTACCAGGACCCCCTGGACTTTCCGGCCATGCCGGTCTGGGAGAACTTCCAGCTCGGCGCGCCCAAACGGTCCAAGTCCGAGGTGGTGGACATCATCGGCGAGCTGTCCTTCCGGCTGGACGCCTGCTTCCTGCCCGACGAGCCCGTGTCCTCCCTGACCGTGGGCGAGCGCCAGCTCCTGGAACTGCTCCGGCTCCTCGACCTGGGGGCCACCACCCTGATCCTGGACGAGCCCACCACGGGCATCACCCCGGAACAGAAGCGGGACCTCTTCGACCTGCTCATGAAGCTGGCCCGCGAAGAGGGGCACACCATCATCCTGGTCACGCACAAGCTGTCCGAGGCTTTCGAGATGGCGGACTCCATCTTCGTCATGCGCCAGGGCGCGCTGGTGGGCACCCTCGAGCCCCCCTACGACGAGAAGAAGCTGGTCCACCTGATGTTCGGCGACGCCGCCGACGGGGTCGAGGACGGGTTGCCCGACCTGGTCGCCGACGCACCCCCGCGCCTGATCATGCGCGACACCCTGTTCGCGGGACCGAAGTACTCCATGGGCGGACTGAATTTCGAAGCCGGGCCCGGCGAATGCATCGGCCTGGCCGGGCTGGACGGCTCGGGCCAGGAGCTGTTCCTGCGCGGGCTGTGCGGCCTGGACCGCATGCCCGGCGGGTCCCTGACTCTCGACGGCGTCACCTACCGCTCCAACGACTTCCCCACCCTGCGCAGGGCGGGCGTCCAATTCGTGCCGGCGGACCGGCTGCAGATGGCCCTGTTCCCGGCGCTGAACCTCATGGAGCACATCACCCTGGCCTTCCCGGACCGCAAGGACGGCCTGGACGAATTCTACCGCGACCAGTGCGTGGACAAGTTCAACCTCCAGGCCCACCCCGACACCCAGGCCGTCGAGCTGTCCGGCGGCAACCAGCAGCGGCTCCTGCTCTCGCTCATGCCCGACGCGGTCAGGCTCCTGCTCATGGAGCACCCTACGCGCGGCCTGGACGCGGGCTCGGCCAAGCAGGTCTGGAACCACCTCAAGGGGCGGTGTGCGGACGGGGCCACCCTGATCTTCTTTTCCCCGGACCTGGACGAGGTCCTGGAGCACAGCCACCGGGTCGTGGTCTTCTATGACCGGGCCCTGGCCGCAGTGGTCGAGGGCGACGACATCAACATGGAAACCGTGGGCGCGCTCATGGCCGGCAAGACCTGGGAAGACATCCGGGAGGCGCGCTCATGA
- a CDS encoding BMP family lipoprotein produces MFKIRTLAAFALSICLLAALGCSSEPKKEEAKTEAPAPAAEVKKDEAKPLTIGLILVGPYNDKGYSQAQYEGCKYVEAKMGAKLVYLDKVNPADRPGLTIPQVADDLIEKGADLIIAGSDDMKDGILEAAAQHPDKTFVHVSGDAVWTGKAPANLGNLFAKMEYSKMMAGFTAAMTTQTGKIGVVGPLVNEETRRLMSAAYLGAAYAWTEVRGKDLKDLSFNVKWIGFWFNIPGVTSDPTQVAGSLIDAGYDVLISGIDTPEAVTVAKQRAAAGKNVWALPYDFEKACEGQGNVCLGVPYFNWGPGFLRIAKQVADGSYKPGFEWDGPYWANYNDPDLSPVGFARGEGMTEGTRDALDTFIAKLGSGEVNLFTGPLNYQDGTPFLNEGETATDKQIWYMHQLLQGMEGLSSAE; encoded by the coding sequence ATGTTTAAGATTCGTACCCTGGCAGCGTTTGCGCTGAGCATCTGCCTGCTCGCGGCTCTGGGCTGTTCGTCCGAGCCCAAAAAGGAAGAGGCCAAGACCGAAGCCCCGGCGCCCGCCGCCGAAGTGAAAAAGGATGAGGCCAAGCCCCTGACCATCGGCCTGATCCTTGTCGGCCCATACAACGACAAGGGCTACAGCCAGGCCCAGTATGAAGGCTGCAAATACGTGGAAGCCAAGATGGGCGCCAAGCTCGTCTACCTGGACAAGGTCAACCCGGCTGATCGCCCCGGCCTGACCATCCCCCAGGTGGCCGACGACCTGATCGAGAAGGGCGCCGACCTGATCATCGCCGGTTCCGACGACATGAAGGACGGCATCCTGGAAGCCGCTGCCCAGCACCCCGACAAGACCTTTGTCCACGTCTCCGGCGACGCCGTCTGGACCGGCAAGGCCCCGGCCAACCTCGGCAACCTGTTCGCCAAGATGGAATACTCCAAGATGATGGCCGGTTTCACCGCCGCCATGACCACCCAGACCGGCAAGATCGGCGTGGTCGGCCCCCTGGTCAATGAAGAGACCCGCCGCCTCATGTCCGCCGCCTACCTCGGCGCCGCCTACGCCTGGACCGAAGTCCGGGGCAAGGACCTCAAGGACCTGTCCTTCAACGTCAAGTGGATCGGCTTCTGGTTCAACATCCCCGGCGTGACCTCCGACCCGACCCAGGTGGCCGGTTCCCTGATCGACGCGGGTTACGACGTGCTCATCTCCGGCATCGACACCCCCGAGGCCGTGACCGTGGCCAAGCAGCGCGCCGCTGCCGGCAAGAACGTCTGGGCCCTGCCCTACGACTTCGAGAAGGCCTGCGAGGGCCAGGGCAATGTCTGCCTCGGCGTGCCCTACTTCAACTGGGGCCCGGGCTTCCTGCGCATCGCCAAGCAGGTGGCCGACGGCTCCTACAAGCCCGGCTTCGAGTGGGATGGTCCCTACTGGGCCAACTACAACGACCCCGACCTGTCCCCGGTGGGCTTCGCCCGCGGCGAAGGCATGACCGAGGGGACCAGGGACGCCCTGGACACGTTCATCGCCAAGCTCGGCTCCGGCGAGGTCAACCTGTTCACCGGCCCGCTGAACTACCAGGACGGCACCCCGTTCCTGAATGAAGGCGAGACCGCCACGGACAAGCAGATCTGGTACATGCACCAGTTGCTGCAGGGCATGGAAGGACTCTCCAGCGCCGAATAG
- the greA gene encoding transcription elongation factor GreA, which produces MDRIPISKQGFEKISQELTDLKAQRPAIIQAIKEAREEGDLSENAGYDAARERQGMLEARITYINSRMPLFDVLDLDSLSSDRAIFGSTVEVEDIDTEEVKTFTLLGPDDADHKNGSISVLSPMGQALIGKEEGDEIIVDAPRGRIEYEILSVKFLGSDGLKIK; this is translated from the coding sequence ATGGATCGCATCCCTATTTCCAAGCAGGGCTTTGAGAAGATATCCCAGGAATTGACCGACCTCAAGGCGCAGCGCCCGGCCATCATCCAGGCCATCAAGGAAGCGCGCGAAGAGGGCGATCTGTCCGAGAACGCGGGCTACGACGCCGCCCGCGAACGCCAGGGCATGCTTGAAGCCCGCATAACCTACATCAATTCCCGCATGCCCCTGTTCGACGTGTTGGACCTGGACTCCCTGTCCAGCGACAGGGCCATTTTCGGCTCCACCGTGGAGGTCGAGGACATTGATACCGAGGAAGTGAAGACGTTCACCCTGCTCGGCCCCGACGACGCGGACCACAAGAACGGCTCCATCTCCGTCCTCTCGCCCATGGGCCAGGCCCTTATCGGCAAGGAAGAGGGCGACGAGATCATCGTCGACGCCCCCCGCGGCCGGATCGAGTACGAGATCCTGTCCGTCAAGTTCCTGGGTTCCGACGGCCTCAAGATCAAATAG
- a CDS encoding RluA family pseudouridine synthase — MHIPPGLDVVFEDKHIVVVNKPSGLLSVPGKGEANQDCAAARVKELYPGCIDQPSVHRLDQDTSGLLLLALTESAHRTLSIQFMEKLVGKRYIALLDGLVDGESGVIDLKFRLDPDNRPYQVYDPDKGKQGVTRWRRLGVENGRTRVEFMPLTGRTHQLRLHSAHEKGLGVPIVGDRLYGTGTGPGQLKLHACTLRFRHPATRQPMEFHAPAPF; from the coding sequence ATGCATATTCCCCCCGGACTCGACGTCGTCTTTGAAGACAAGCACATCGTGGTGGTGAACAAGCCGAGCGGGCTGCTGTCCGTGCCGGGCAAGGGCGAGGCCAACCAGGACTGCGCGGCCGCGCGGGTCAAGGAATTGTACCCGGGCTGCATCGACCAGCCGTCCGTGCACCGCCTCGACCAGGACACCTCCGGGCTGCTCCTCCTGGCCCTGACCGAATCGGCCCACCGCACCCTGTCCATCCAGTTCATGGAAAAGCTGGTGGGCAAGCGGTACATCGCGTTGCTCGACGGCCTCGTGGACGGGGAGTCCGGCGTCATCGACCTCAAGTTCCGCCTGGACCCGGACAACCGTCCCTACCAGGTTTACGATCCGGACAAGGGCAAGCAGGGCGTGACCCGGTGGCGCAGGCTCGGTGTGGAAAACGGCCGCACGCGCGTGGAGTTCATGCCCCTTACCGGGCGCACCCACCAGCTCCGGCTGCACTCGGCCCACGAGAAGGGGCTCGGCGTGCCCATCGTGGGCGATCGGCTCTACGGAACCGGCACCGGGCCGGGTCAGCTCAAGCTCCACGCATGCACCCTCAGGTTCCGCCACCCCGCCACACGGCAGCCCATGGAATTTCATGCTCCCGCCCCCTTTTAG
- a CDS encoding glutamine synthetase III family protein, with translation MSGYQTRQNAINAVTNYTPKVETLNFAETTPTEIFGSNVFNDSVMKNMLPKEVYKSLMATKKAAQKLDPSIAGPVAAAMKEWAISKGATHYTHVFYPLTGLTAEKHDGFLSPDGDGGAIAEFDGKLLIQGEPDASSFPSGGLRATFEARGYTAWDVTNPAYILENPNGTFLCIPTAFVSWKGHALDKKTPLLRANQALNKAGRRFLALFGHDDGEMIVSNAGPEQEYFLLDRNFYFARPDLMVCGRTLFGAKPAKGQELDDHYFGAIPRRVLSFMMEVERELYKLGVPVKTRHNEVAPGQFEIAPVYEQSNLATDHNQMVMTTLKSVAKKHGMACLLHEKPFAGINGSGKHLNYSISTASQGSLYSPGDTPHENMQFLAVTAATIRAVEKYSKLLRAVVATAGNDHRLGANEAPPAIISIFLGEELAEIFNQIELGDLKGCKSKGCLQVGVDTLPALPMDSGDRNRTSPFAFTGNRFEFRAVGSNQSIAGAQVALNTILSESLDYISDEIEKLLKKKTSLNEACQKVIQGIMKKHGHVIFNGDGYADAWQKEAKKRGLPNLKTTPDALPAIVDKEVVKVFEKYEVLSKDELHSRCEVYHEQYNQHILTESLMTVKVAKTIILPAAIRYQGELAETAAAIKAAGIKPRTTLLQEVTDLLRDLQASIVALEKLVAKDSFKSVEEEAKYKCTKVLPAMLAIREVADALEGVVADDLWPLPSYQEMLFIK, from the coding sequence ATGAGCGGATACCAGACTCGTCAGAACGCGATCAACGCGGTCACCAACTACACTCCGAAAGTGGAGACCCTGAACTTTGCCGAGACCACTCCCACGGAGATCTTCGGGTCCAACGTCTTCAATGACAGCGTCATGAAGAACATGCTTCCCAAGGAAGTGTACAAATCCCTGATGGCCACCAAGAAGGCCGCCCAGAAACTGGATCCCTCCATCGCCGGTCCGGTTGCGGCCGCCATGAAGGAATGGGCCATTTCCAAGGGTGCCACCCATTACACCCACGTTTTCTACCCGCTGACCGGCCTGACCGCTGAGAAGCATGACGGTTTCCTGTCCCCCGACGGCGACGGCGGCGCCATCGCCGAGTTCGACGGCAAGCTCCTGATCCAGGGCGAGCCCGACGCTTCCTCCTTCCCGTCCGGCGGCCTGCGCGCCACCTTCGAAGCCCGCGGCTACACCGCCTGGGACGTGACCAACCCGGCCTACATCCTGGAAAATCCCAACGGCACATTCCTGTGCATCCCCACCGCCTTCGTCTCCTGGAAAGGCCACGCACTGGACAAGAAGACCCCGCTGCTGCGCGCCAACCAGGCCCTGAACAAGGCCGGTCGCCGCTTCCTGGCCCTCTTCGGTCACGATGACGGCGAAATGATCGTTTCCAACGCCGGCCCCGAGCAGGAATACTTCCTCCTGGACCGCAACTTCTATTTTGCCCGCCCGGACCTGATGGTCTGCGGGCGCACCCTGTTCGGCGCCAAGCCCGCCAAGGGCCAGGAGCTGGACGACCACTACTTCGGCGCCATCCCGCGCCGCGTGCTCTCCTTCATGATGGAAGTGGAGCGTGAACTCTACAAGCTGGGCGTGCCGGTCAAGACCCGCCACAACGAAGTGGCCCCCGGCCAGTTCGAGATCGCCCCGGTCTACGAGCAGTCCAACCTGGCCACCGACCACAACCAGATGGTCATGACCACGCTGAAATCCGTGGCCAAGAAACACGGCATGGCCTGCCTGCTGCACGAGAAGCCCTTCGCGGGAATCAACGGCTCCGGCAAGCACCTGAACTACTCCATCTCCACCGCCTCCCAGGGTTCCCTGTACTCCCCGGGCGACACCCCGCACGAGAACATGCAGTTCCTGGCCGTGACCGCCGCCACCATCCGCGCCGTGGAAAAATATTCCAAGCTGCTGCGCGCCGTTGTCGCCACCGCAGGCAACGACCATCGCCTGGGCGCCAACGAAGCGCCCCCGGCCATCATCTCCATCTTCCTCGGTGAAGAGCTGGCCGAGATCTTCAACCAGATCGAACTGGGCGACCTCAAGGGCTGCAAGTCCAAGGGCTGCCTGCAGGTCGGCGTGGACACCCTGCCCGCCCTGCCCATGGATTCCGGCGACCGCAACCGCACCTCCCCGTTCGCCTTCACCGGCAACCGCTTCGAGTTCCGCGCCGTGGGCTCCAACCAGTCCATCGCCGGTGCCCAGGTTGCCCTGAACACCATCCTCTCCGAGTCCCTGGACTACATCTCCGACGAGATCGAGAAGCTGCTCAAGAAGAAGACCTCCCTGAACGAGGCCTGCCAGAAGGTCATCCAGGGCATCATGAAAAAGCACGGCCACGTCATCTTCAACGGCGACGGCTATGCCGATGCATGGCAGAAGGAAGCCAAGAAGCGCGGACTGCCCAACCTCAAGACCACGCCCGACGCCCTGCCCGCCATTGTGGACAAGGAAGTCGTCAAGGTCTTCGAGAAGTACGAGGTCCTGTCCAAGGACGAACTGCACTCCCGCTGCGAAGTCTACCACGAGCAGTACAACCAGCATATCCTGACCGAGTCCCTGATGACCGTGAAGGTCGCCAAGACCATCATCCTGCCCGCCGCCATCCGCTACCAGGGCGAGCTGGCCGAAACCGCCGCCGCCATCAAGGCCGCAGGCATCAAGCCGCGCACCACCCTGTTGCAGGAAGTCACCGACCTGCTGCGTGATCTGCAGGCAAGCATCGTTGCCCTGGAAAAGCTGGTGGCCAAGGACTCCTTCAAGTCCGTGGAAGAGGAAGCCAAGTACAAGTGCACCAAGGTCCTGCCCGCCATGCTCGCCATCCGCGAAGTGGCCGACGCGCTGGAAGGCGTGGTCGCCGACGACCTCTGGCCCCTGCCCAGCTATCAGGAAATGCTCTTCATCAAGTAG
- a CDS encoding GAK system CofD-like protein yields MEHTDQRRQGQNQSGPERGPRILFFSGGTALRDTSGELIRSTHNSIHLVTPFDSGGSSAVIRRAFHMPAVGDIRNRLMALADQTAPGGPEIFALFTHRLAKDRDQAELLRELESMAEGEHPLIRHIPDPMRTIILVHFHRFLAAMPPDFDLKGASLGNLVLTAGYLSNRRRIDPAIEIFSRLARVRGVVRPILGQDLHLAARLEDGRVVVGQHLLTGKEADPLASPVQDVWLTASQDSPEPVTPSISAETEKLIAGADLICFPPGSFYTSIVANLLPRGVGRAVAAAPCPKVFVPNTAADPENLDLGVAAQARVLAETLRRSGAPADRAVLTAVLIDSKNGPYPNAVDQAALVDQGLEVVDRPLVSPESAPLADPRLLAEALLSLS; encoded by the coding sequence ATGGAACACACGGACCAAAGACGGCAGGGACAAAACCAAAGCGGGCCCGAACGGGGGCCGCGCATCCTGTTCTTCAGCGGCGGGACCGCCCTGCGCGACACGTCCGGGGAGTTGATCCGCTCGACGCACAACTCCATCCACCTGGTCACCCCGTTCGACTCGGGCGGCAGTTCCGCCGTGATCAGGCGGGCCTTCCACATGCCCGCCGTGGGCGACATCCGCAACCGCCTCATGGCCCTGGCCGACCAGACGGCCCCGGGCGGGCCGGAAATCTTCGCCCTCTTCACCCACCGCCTCGCAAAGGACCGGGACCAGGCCGAGCTGCTCCGCGAACTCGAAAGCATGGCCGAGGGCGAACATCCGCTGATCCGGCACATCCCCGACCCCATGCGCACCATCATCCTCGTCCATTTCCATCGCTTTCTCGCCGCCATGCCGCCGGACTTCGATCTCAAGGGAGCGAGCCTCGGCAACCTGGTGCTGACCGCCGGATATCTCTCCAACCGACGGCGGATCGACCCGGCCATCGAGATCTTTTCAAGGCTGGCCCGGGTCCGCGGCGTGGTTCGGCCCATCCTGGGCCAGGACCTGCACCTGGCGGCCAGGCTCGAGGACGGCCGGGTGGTGGTGGGCCAGCACCTGCTGACCGGCAAGGAGGCCGACCCGCTCGCCTCGCCCGTCCAAGACGTCTGGCTGACCGCATCACAGGACAGCCCGGAGCCGGTGACGCCGTCCATCAGCGCCGAGACCGAAAAGCTGATCGCCGGGGCGGACCTCATCTGCTTCCCGCCGGGCAGCTTCTACACGAGCATCGTCGCCAACCTGCTCCCCCGGGGCGTGGGCAGGGCCGTGGCCGCCGCCCCCTGCCCCAAGGTGTTCGTTCCCAACACCGCCGCTGATCCGGAAAATCTCGACCTCGGCGTGGCCGCCCAGGCCCGCGTTCTCGCCGAGACGCTGCGCCGAAGCGGCGCGCCCGCCGACCGGGCCGTCCTCACCGCCGTGCTCATCGACTCGAAAAACGGGCCCTACCCCAACGCCGTCGATCAAGCCGCCCTTGTCGACCAGGGCCTCGAAGTCGTGGACCGCCCCCTGGTCAGCCCGGAGAGCGCCCCGCTGGCCGACCCCCGGCTCCTGGCCGAAGCCCTCCTCTCCCTGAGTTGA
- a CDS encoding GAK system XXXCH domain-containing protein, translating into MRFKKYTTQAELAAFLRELAEAVENGGTGEFECVDAFSKMKIGVRNEYGRLRLKVRVETPATCTPGYEGTEARPDYETLKKRMKSSFRMLVSMIHDGQTPPAEAVESFLADSGLMVTYPGYGDEFYESYSRCCAAFKEAFESGDVARMHEAVDNLVHEKGRCHAKYA; encoded by the coding sequence ATGCGATTCAAAAAATATACTACTCAGGCGGAGCTGGCCGCCTTTCTCAGGGAGTTGGCCGAGGCCGTGGAAAACGGCGGCACAGGCGAATTCGAATGCGTCGACGCCTTCAGCAAGATGAAGATCGGCGTACGCAACGAGTACGGCCGCCTGCGCCTCAAGGTCAGGGTCGAGACCCCGGCCACCTGCACGCCCGGATACGAAGGGACCGAAGCCCGGCCCGACTACGAGACACTCAAGAAACGGATGAAGTCCAGCTTCAGGATGCTGGTGTCCATGATCCACGACGGGCAGACCCCACCGGCCGAGGCCGTGGAATCCTTCCTGGCCGACTCCGGCCTCATGGTCACCTATCCGGGATATGGCGACGAGTTTTACGAGAGCTACTCCCGATGCTGCGCGGCGTTCAAGGAGGCCTTCGAATCCGGCGACGTGGCCAGGATGCACGAGGCCGTCGACAATCTGGTCCACGAGAAGGGCCGCTGCCACGCCAAATACGCATGA